One part of the Sardina pilchardus chromosome 5, fSarPil1.1, whole genome shotgun sequence genome encodes these proteins:
- the pex12 gene encoding peroxisome assembly protein 12: MAEHGAHLTTASSDERPSIFEVLAQDSLMSAVKPALQHAVKILAESNPTRCGVLWRRFDEIYALLDLLLQHHFLSRSSASFSENFYGLKRVLASDPTRPAHFGLRRKQYLRSLLLLALLPYLRAKVEKILARQRDEDDFSIRLPQSITHKMYRAFLVAYPFISMAWDGWVFCQQLLYVFGRTRTHSPLLWMAGVKLAHLTAHDIQSLDLKPSSPIGTSPSVIEKMQRIMSSAVGGVAMSLSTGLSLGVFFLQFLEWWYSSENQSTVKSLTTLPTPPPPVHLDDQAAPGVLSKLCPLCRKVRANDTALSTSGFVFCYRCIYMYVKANQRCPLTGYPSGVQHLIKIYSPEG, translated from the exons ATGGCGGAACACGGAGCACATTTAACGACAGCATCATCAGATGAAAGACCTTCGATATTTGAAGTTTTAGCGCAGGATTCATTGATGAGTGCAGTCAAGCCTGCCCTGCAACACGCCGTCAAG ATCCTCGCAGAGTCCAACCCCACTCGATGTGGAGTCCTGTGGAGGAGGTTTGATGAGATCTACGCCCTCTTGGATCTGCTTTTGCAGCAccattttctctctcgttcCAGTGCTTCCTTCTCTGAGAACTTTTACGGTCTGAAGCGAGTGCTGGCCTCTGATCCCACCCGGCCTGCACACTTTGGCCTCAGACGCAAGCAATATCTGCGGTCCCTATTGCTCCTGGCACTCCTGCCTTACCTGCGTGCCAAAGTGGAGAAGATATTAGCTCGTCAGAGGGACGAGGACGACTTCTCCATACGGCTGCCCCAATCCATTACTCACAAGATGTACAGGGCCTTCCTGGTCGCCTATCCATTCATCAGTATGGCTTGGGACGGGTGGGTGTTTTGTCAGCAGTTGCTGTATGTGTTCGGccgcacacgcacgcattcaCCCTTACTGTGGATGGCCGGGGTCAAACTGGCACACCTCACAGCACATGACATCCAAAGCCTGGATCTGAAGCCAAGCAGCCCTATTGGCACAAGCCCAAG TGTTATTGAAAAAATGCAGCGGATAATGTCCTCGGCTGTTGGTGGTGTGGCCATGTCCCTTTCCACCGGTCTGTCCCTGGGCGTTTTCTTTCTTCAGTTCTTGGAGTGGTGGTACTCCTCAGAGAACCAGAGCACTGTGAAGTCCTTGACCACGCTCCCCACGCCACCTCCCCCCGTGCACCTTGATGACCAAGCAGCGCCGGGCGTTCTCAGCAAACTCTGCCCCCTCTGCCGAAAAGTCCGTGCCAACGATACCGCTCTGTCCACGTCTGGTTTTGTGTTCTGCTATCGGTGCATATACATGTACGTCAAGGCCAATCAGAGGTGTCCCCTTACTGGCTATCCCTCTGGAGTGCAACATCTCATCAAGATTTATTCGCCTGAAGGCTAG
- the orai2 gene encoding protein orai-2 → MKNSSPKSGEAQPVAMSSELNVPMGSPAPGASERLQDGGGMDYRDWVRRSYLELVTSNHHSVQALSWRKLYLSRAKLKASSRTSALLSGFAMVAMVEVQLEMQYSYPRFLLIAFSVCTTVLVAVHLFALLISTCILPNVEAVSNIHNLNSVSESPHERMHHYIELAWGFSTALGILLFLAEVVLLCWIKFLPVDAKLPSCKDGCATQGPPKDGAVNIGWEAALASTIIMVPVGFIFVIFTIHFYRSLVRHKTDRHNKEIEELHKIKVQLDGQERGLQAV, encoded by the exons ATGAAAAACAGCTCGCCTAAATCAGGGGAAGCCCAGCCAG TTGCCATGAGCAGTGAGCTGAATGTACCAATGGGCTCCCCAGCTCCAGGTGCCTCGGAAAGACTTCAGGATGGTGGGGGAATGGATTATCGAGACTGGGTCCGCCGCAGCTATCTTGAGCTGGTCACATCAAATCATCACTCCGTCCAAGCATTGTCTTGGAGGAAGCTCTATCTGAGCAGGGCCAAGCTGAAAGCCTCAAGTCGCACTTCTGCATTGCTGTCTGGTTTTGCCATG GTGGCCATGGTTGAGGTGCAGCTTGAGATGCAGTACAGTTACCCACGTTTCCTGCTGATCGCCTTCAGCGTGTGCACCACCGTGCTGGTGGCCGTCCACCTCTTCGCCCTGCTCATCAGCACCTGCATCCTGCCCAACGTGGAGGCGGTCAGCAACATCCACAACCTCAACTCGGTGAGCGAGTCCCCGCACGAGCGCATGCACCACTACATCGAGCTGGCCTGGGGCTTCTCCACGGCCCTGGGCATCCTGCTCTTCCTGGCCGAggtggtgctgctgtgctggatCAAGTTCCTGCCCGTGGACGCCAAGCTGCCAAGCTGCAAGGACGGCTGCGCCACCCAGGGGCCGCCGAAAGACGGCGCCGTGAACATCGGCTGGGAGGCGGCGCTggcctccaccatcatcatggTGCCCGTGGGCTTCATCTTCGTCATCTTCACCATCCACTTCTACCGCTCGCTGGTGCGCCACAAGACCGACCGTCACAACAAGGAGATCGAGGAGCTGCACAAGATCAAAGTGCAGCTGGACGGCCAAGAGAGAGGCCTGCAGGCGGTCTGA